GATTCCCTGTAGAGATGCATATTTGCGTCTTTCTCAATATTGAAAATCATCATATGGGAGACGCAAATATGCGTCTCTACAATAAAAAGAAAGTGGAAGATAAATTTCAGAAGAAATACCGTGTATCCTCACCGCGGTTGCCGGGATGGGATTATGGTTCCCATGGATTATATTTTGTGACCATTTGTACAAAAGATCGTGTGCCATATCTTGGCGAAATTAGTCAATTACCTAATGAGAGCAAGGCTTTCTTCAAACACTCGGGGATTGGATTAATCGCTGAGAAGTATTGGTTGCAGTTACCTGATTTTTACACTTATGTTAAGCTTGATGATTTTGTTTTGATGCCCGACCATTTACACGCTATATTGTTTATCGATAAGCCTGATAAAACCTCATGGGAGATCAATAAATTTGGTGTGCAAAAAGATAATCTTGCGGCTATTTTACGTGGATATAAAGCTTCTGTAAAAAAATACGCTAATGAAAAAGATATTGAATTTGGCTGGCAACCTCGTTATTATGATAGAGTGATAAGAGATCAACGTGAGTATGAAAACGTACAACAATATATCTATGATAATCCAGATAATTGGCTTGTGAACAAAGACGGATTTGAGAATTTATATTTATAATTTAATTCAATAATGAGACACAAATATGTGTCTCTACAATAAAAACAAACCGTAGAGACGCATATTTGCGTCTCCCATTATTCAGACATCACCAACACATGAAACACCTAAAACTATTCATCCTTCTCATCTTAACCTTCCCCGCCGCAGCACAAACCATCATTAAACCCGATGCGGGTATTAAACAAATGGTTGATGAAGTATCATCCAAAAATATCGAGGCCACGATCCGCAAACTGGTGACTTTTAAAAGTCGACATACCCTGAGCGATACTACCAGCAAAACAACCGGCAGCGGAGCGGCACGCAACTGGATCAAGGCCGAAATGGAAAAATATGCCGCAGCATCTGGCGGACGTATGACCGTACAGTTTGACACGTTTACACAGCCAAAGGGTACACGTATTGATCAGCCTGTAAAACTGAAAAACGTATTGGCTATTCTGAAAGGAACAGACCCAACCGATACCCGGGTATATATCGTATCGGGTCATTATGATTCGCGCATTAATGATGTGATGGATGCCAATGGCGTTGAGCCGGGCGCTAATGACGATGCCTCTGGTACTGCTTTATCTATGGAATTGGCCCGGGTGATGGCTAAACGATCTTTCCCGGCTACTATTATTTTTGCGGCGGTAGTGGGCGAGGAACAGGGTCTTTATGGATCGGCCAACCTGGCCAAACGCGCCAAAGCCGAAAACTGGAATGTGGACGCCATGCTGAATAACGATATTGTAGGCAACACCCACGGTATGGAAACCGACCTGAAAGATAATCGCAGTGTACGTGTTTTTAGTGACGGTATCCCTACCAATGCTACCGATAAACAGGTAGCGGCGTTGAAATCATTAGGGGGCGAAAATGATAGTCCCTCCCGTGAGCTGGCTCGTTATGCCAAAGAGACCGGCGAACGCTATGTTGACCAGCTGGATGTAAAACTCATCTACCGGCGCGACCGGTACCTGCGTGGCGGCGATCACCTGCCATTTTTAGAGCAGGGTTTTACTGCGGTAAGGTTTACCGAAATGAACGAGGATTTCAACCGTCAGCACCAAAATATCCGCACCGAAAATGGCGTAGATTATGGCGACCTGCCCGATTTTGTTGATTTTAACTATGTGCAAAAAGTGGCCCGCATGAACCTGTCTGTTCTGGCCAACCTGGCATCGGCTCCGGCTCGACCGCAAAACGTAGGCATTATCACCACAGACCTTACCAATAAAACCAAACTAACCTGGGAAGCCCCGGCTACAGGCAAAAAACCGGCAGGCTACTATGTGCTCATGCGCGAAACCACCAGCGCCTTTTGGGAACGCAAATTTTATGTAACCGATACCACCGCTACGCTAGCCTATTCAAAAGATAATTACTTTTTTGCCGTACAAGCTGTTGATGCCGATGGGCATGAGAGTTTGCCGGTATTTCCGAAGCCGGTGAGATAAATAGCAATTGTACCATGAGTATCCATAGTGTAATCGATTCCATTGCCGGCTCTATCTTTTCGGGTACGATGGTTCTTGTTCCCTGTTTAGTGATTATTCATTTTCTTAAGATCAGTACTTACAGGATTAATAGACTTGTGCTGATACAGAGCTTAAATACTGTGCTGCTTTTGGGATCGGTATTATATATCATAATGTGGCTGTTAAGGATTTATTCGGCAATTTTTTTAGGCGCAGAATATGAACAATATGTTT
This region of Mucilaginibacter inviolabilis genomic DNA includes:
- a CDS encoding transposase — its product is MGDANMRLYNKKKVEDKFQKKYRVSSPRLPGWDYGSHGLYFVTICTKDRVPYLGEISQLPNESKAFFKHSGIGLIAEKYWLQLPDFYTYVKLDDFVLMPDHLHAILFIDKPDKTSWEINKFGVQKDNLAAILRGYKASVKKYANEKDIEFGWQPRYYDRVIRDQREYENVQQYIYDNPDNWLVNKDGFENLYL
- a CDS encoding M28 family peptidase; protein product: MKHLKLFILLILTFPAAAQTIIKPDAGIKQMVDEVSSKNIEATIRKLVTFKSRHTLSDTTSKTTGSGAARNWIKAEMEKYAAASGGRMTVQFDTFTQPKGTRIDQPVKLKNVLAILKGTDPTDTRVYIVSGHYDSRINDVMDANGVEPGANDDASGTALSMELARVMAKRSFPATIIFAAVVGEEQGLYGSANLAKRAKAENWNVDAMLNNDIVGNTHGMETDLKDNRSVRVFSDGIPTNATDKQVAALKSLGGENDSPSRELARYAKETGERYVDQLDVKLIYRRDRYLRGGDHLPFLEQGFTAVRFTEMNEDFNRQHQNIRTENGVDYGDLPDFVDFNYVQKVARMNLSVLANLASAPARPQNVGIITTDLTNKTKLTWEAPATGKKPAGYYVLMRETTSAFWERKFYVTDTTATLAYSKDNYFFAVQAVDADGHESLPVFPKPVR